One Verrucomicrobiia bacterium genomic window, GCAGCCATCAGCGGGACTCCGAAAATTTCGAGGGCTCCGCCGAAGCCACGGCCGAAGATTGGCGCTCGAAAAGATAATGCGCGACAAACCATTCGCCGCCGCCGCGGTAACCGAAAAGCTCCGCGCAGGCCATGAAGAAAATCCTCCAATAGGCCCGCCACTTGGCCGCGTCTTTTCCGTAGGTCTCGCGAAAAACTTTCATGACGGGTTCCCGCGCCTCGTCCATTTTCCGCAGCCACGCCTCGCAGGTTTTCTGGTAGTGCCGGCCGTCCACGCGCCAGCGTTCGGCCAGGCGGACGTCCTTCTGGAAATAAAGAAGCAGGTCTTCGGAAGGCATGATGCCGCCGGTAAAAAACGTGCGCGCCATCCAGCTCCCGGAATTCTCCGCGGAAAAAGGATACGCATAATCCTTGTGCACGAAGATGTGCAGGAAGAGGAGGCCGTCGGGCTTCATCCACGACGCGGTTTTTTCGAGCAGCTCTTCGTAATTGCGCATGTGCTCGAACATTTCCACGGAAAGGATCCTGTCGTAGCCGCCAGATGCCTGGAAAAAATTCATGTCCGCGGTCTCGATCTTGAGATTGGAAAGGCCCCGTTCGCGGGCGCGGGCATCGATGAAGGCTTTTTGCGGCGCGGAATTGGAAAC contains:
- a CDS encoding class I SAM-dependent methyltransferase, with the translated sequence VSNSAPQKAFIDARARERGLSNLKIETADMNFFQASGGYDRILSVEMFEHMRNYEELLEKTASWMKPDGLLFLHIFVHKDYAYPFSAENSGSWMARTFFTGGIMPSEDLLLYFQKDVRLAERWRVDGRHYQKTCEAWLRKMDEAREPVMKVFRETYGKDAAKWRAYWRIFFMACAELFGYRGGGEWFVAHYLFERQSSAVASAEPSKFSESR